The DNA region AATATACAATTTTCTATGTGCTCCTATAAGTTCTGGATTAAAGGGCTCATAATTTTTAGGATTTTTAGCTATACCATCGGCATGTATTCCGGATTCGTATTTAAAAATATCTTCTCCCAATATAGGCTTCATTGAATAAATCTTTTTTCCAGTGATTTTCTCATATATATTAGTAAGTTCACTTATTAATTTTAAATCACCACATACTTCACCATTCTTAATTACTTTAAGTGCTAAAATCACTTCCTCCATTGAGGCATAATTCTTACTGTTAAATTCAGTAGTAATAAAATCACTACCTTCTATACAGGCATCTATAATTATGGACGTAGCCATATAATATTTATTACTAGCACAGAAATCCACTAATACAGAAAAATTTGCTTTTATATCTTTTATCAATTTATCTCTGCCTTCAAAATCCATTCTATTTACATCATTTATTCTCAAACAGCATATTTTATATATATAAAATATCTTGTTATTTTCATCCATATATAATTTATCTAAATCCTTAATATCTATTTGCAATATTATCCAGTTTTCTTTCAGCTTGTCTTTAAATTCCTCTGAGCACCCTAAAGCAGTTCTATAATCTAAAACTACATATTTAAAATTATACCTATTCAAACATTCTATATCTTTTACAGCTTTAATCCTATAAATATACTCTAAATGAATTGGTAACTTATCTATTTTATCTATGGTAGCTTTATCAATTTCAAATAAATCTACACCGACCTTGGCCAATAGTTCTAAGAAACATGCCGCATCTTCATTACTAAGATTGGTAAATTTTTTCACCAACTCTGGTATAGTTCTATCTATAATATTCTTCTTAACTTCATTAACTATAATAGCCATATAAACACCTTCTTACTAATCATCATCCTTAACGCTAAGTCTAACTACTAATAACAACACAAAAGTCATTATATACAAAATCGTGGCAAAAGCTGTGGCCATTTTAATATCATCCTGCATATAAGTATAAATTTGAAGTGGTATAGTTCTTGTTTTATCTATGATATTTCCTGCAAACATTAAAGTGGCACCAAATTCTCCTAGTGACCTTATCCAGGCTAAAATAAGTCCAGATATAACTGATTTTTTAAGCATTGGCAGCATAATTTTAATAATTGTTTCAATTTTCCCTGCCCCCAATACATAACTTACTTCAAAAAGTTCAATTGGCACTGATTTGATAGAATCCCTAAGAACTCTTACATAAAGGGCAGAAGACACGAAAAATTGTGCAATTACTACCGCTGTAGAAGTAAATATAATATTTATTCCATGACTGGTTAAGAAACTACCTATAATACCGTTTTTACCAAAAGTTAGCAGCAAAGCAATACCAGCTACTGCTGGTGGCAATACTATAGGAATTTCTACAAATATATCTAATATCTTGGATATATTTTTATTTTTCACAAAATGTATCCAAAAAGCTGTTGGAGTTCCTATAATAAAAGTAAATATGAGTGCTATTAGAGAAGTAGTAAAGCTTAAAATCACAGTCTTTATATTATCTGAGTTATAAAGTGTCTGAATAATATAGGATCCTCCTGAATACTTCATCATTGAAAGTATTGGAAATATAAGCATCAATAAATATATAACAGCTAAAATAAAAAAAACAGGAGCTAATACTTTCTCAAAAAAATAAAATTTAGTCTTTTCATCACCATGAGAAGATATATTATTGGAATTTTGTAGTACTTTTTCATTATTCTCCATATATAATATTACCTCCTAATATGTACATTTGCAAAATAATTAAAGTTATATTCTTTAATGTTATTTTATATTAATTAATATCATTTTATTAATTAATATAATCTTATTAATCAGTAGAATTATGATACAACAGTATATTAAATAATAAATTTACTCTTAACGTCATTATTATATCACATTTTATATATTGCTACACTATATAAAATAGTCATAATAAAATATATTATATGTAATTAAAAAAATAACAAATCAATATATTATACTTTGACCTGTTATTTCCTTAAATACATTTTAGATATATTAAATTACTTTACTGAAAAACCATATTGCTTTAAAATATCTTTTCCTTTACCAGTAGTAACATAATCAATGAACTCTTGAGCTGCTGTCTTATTCTTTGAATCACTTACTACTGCTATAGGATAATCTACCTGTAATTTTGAAAATTCCTTGTCAGTTATAACTTGTAATTCTTTTTGATTATTTGCATCTGTCTTGTAGACAA from Clostridium pasteurianum BC1 includes:
- a CDS encoding ABC transporter permease; this encodes MENNEKVLQNSNNISSHGDEKTKFYFFEKVLAPVFFILAVIYLLMLIFPILSMMKYSGGSYIIQTLYNSDNIKTVILSFTTSLIALIFTFIIGTPTAFWIHFVKNKNISKILDIFVEIPIVLPPAVAGIALLLTFGKNGIIGSFLTSHGINIIFTSTAVVIAQFFVSSALYVRVLRDSIKSVPIELFEVSYVLGAGKIETIIKIMLPMLKKSVISGLILAWIRSLGEFGATLMFAGNIIDKTRTIPLQIYTYMQDDIKMATAFATILYIMTFVLLLVVRLSVKDDD
- a CDS encoding homocitrate synthase/isopropylmalate synthase family protein, coding for MAIIVNEVKKNIIDRTIPELVKKFTNLSNEDAACFLELLAKVGVDLFEIDKATIDKIDKLPIHLEYIYRIKAVKDIECLNRYNFKYVVLDYRTALGCSEEFKDKLKENWIILQIDIKDLDKLYMDENNKIFYIYKICCLRINDVNRMDFEGRDKLIKDIKANFSVLVDFCASNKYYMATSIIIDACIEGSDFITTEFNSKNYASMEEVILALKVIKNGEVCGDLKLISELTNIYEKITGKKIYSMKPILGEDIFKYESGIHADGIAKNPKNYEPFNPELIGAHRKLYIGKHSGKRALIVKFKELKLDYSNIDMDLFLENVREKSIEMKRNVLDEEIVKMYEICLSKRDSNH